The genomic DNA ATTGTTGCACGGCATGTCACCGCTGAAAATGAAACAATTGTCATGTTTGAAACACCAACGGCTACGATGCGAGTATCATTACATATTGAACAGGGATTGCTGCGGGTCGATGATGCGATTGTCTCAGAAAGAAATTCTGAAATTGCTAAGCGATTGAAGCAGTCGATGCGAATGGATCTGGCCTCAGCCAGAACACAAAATATGATCCAAACAGTGAGCGGTGAAATTCGAACATTGCCGGTTGAGAAGCCACAGATGCAGAAACTTCAAGCAAACGAACCACCACTCAAGCATTTAACTCCGACTCAATCCCCGGCACAGCAGGATCAGAATATTGTCACTGCATACTATGAAGAATCAAATGTATCGCAGCCTTCAGCAGTGAAAACAACAAGTGCCCAGATGCCACAGGAAATGAATCGCATCTGTCAGGATTGTCAACCAGTTCCTTCAGAAGGCCTGGCCAGTCCTCTGACTCCGCATCCAGAACATCTTTTGCTGCAACCGATTCCTACAGAATAGTAGCGCAGGTTGTGTTAGCGAAGCGTAACCCAACTTGTGGGGTGAAATTGTTTTAGCATTCAGCATTCCTACTCTGAAAACTCACCAGGCATGTGACCGACGTCGACAATGCTGCAGGCCTGAATCACATTGATTCCCATCGTACGTGCCTGTTCCATCAGCTCCGGATTTTCGCTACCGGGATTGAACCAAACTTCCTTCGCATTGGCAGCTTGAATTTCAGGCAGTAACTTCAATCCAATTGCCGGCGGGAGGTAAACACTGATGCGATCCAGTTGTTCGGCAGGCACTTCTGAGAGCGATGCATAACTCGTCAGACCTTCGATCTGGTCGGCTTTCGGATTGATCGGAAAAACTTCGTACCCCTCGGACAAATGCGCTCTGACAGATTTGTTTCCGTATTTGCTTCTGTTCTGACTGGCTCCGAGAATTGCCACGGTCTGTCTTTTTTTCATTTTCTGCTTCTTCCTCATCTGACGATATCGTCTGTTACGCTTGATCGTTTACAGTCAGACAGGATATCGTTTGTTAGCGAATGGATCGAGGTTCCAATGAAAGAATCCAAGGTGAGGATTGACTGTGAGCCGAATTCGATACAATCGCTTTCAAGAATGGATGGAGTTTGACTATGGAAATCCACGTGCAGCATTCCAACGAAGCTGAAACTTCGCGCGCCGTGGAAGAACTCGTTACACAATTGAAAATCAAACTGAACGGACAAAAGCCACGTTTTGGTTTTCTATTCGTCACACATCATCACGAGGAGCATTTCTCAACGCTCTCCGGATCGCTCCAGGAGAAACTCGGCTGCCAGGATTTTCTGGGATGCACCACAGAAGCCATTATCGCTGAGAATCAAGAGCATGAGAATTTACCCGGGATCGCCGTCTGGTTGATGAGCGATACGGATGCCGAAATCCAGGGATTTCACCTGCAATTCGAACGTGACCAGAATCATGAACGAATCGAGTGTTATGGGCATCCACTGGTGAATTCTTTATCGGAACGCCCGCACGGGGCGGTCTTCCTGTTTTGTGAGCCCTATTCCTCATCTCCACATGTTGCCTTATCCCAATTGACGGATGGCCTGAGTGGCATCCCCATTTTCGGAGGCGTTGCCAGTGGTGGGGTAGGGCCGGGCGAAAGTTGTCTATTCCTGAATGGCGAGAAAATCGATCACGGAGCCGTCGGAATTGTCTATCGCGGAGACCATCGTATTCGGCCGATTGTTTCTCAGGGTTGTCGTCCGATCGGGCATACGTTTGTCGTCACCAAATCGGAAAAGAATATCGTCTACGAACTTGGTGGTCGGCCCGCAATGGCTCAGTTCCGGGAAATGTTCGAAGATCTGACCGAGGTGGATCAGG from Rubinisphaera italica includes the following:
- a CDS encoding CoA-binding protein translates to MKKRQTVAILGASQNRSKYGNKSVRAHLSEGYEVFPINPKADQIEGLTSYASLSEVPAEQLDRISVYLPPAIGLKLLPEIQAANAKEVWFNPGSENPELMEQARTMGINVIQACSIVDVGHMPGEFSE
- a CDS encoding FIST signal transduction protein gives rise to the protein MEIHVQHSNEAETSRAVEELVTQLKIKLNGQKPRFGFLFVTHHHEEHFSTLSGSLQEKLGCQDFLGCTTEAIIAENQEHENLPGIAVWLMSDTDAEIQGFHLQFERDQNHERIECYGHPLVNSLSERPHGAVFLFCEPYSSSPHVALSQLTDGLSGIPIFGGVASGGVGPGESCLFLNGEKIDHGAVGIVYRGDHRIRPIVSQGCRPIGHTFVVTKSEKNIVYELGGRPAMAQFREMFEDLTEVDQELVRQGPFFGIVTNEYKSEFQRGDFLVSGVLGSDPESGAIAVSQPVRVGRTVQFHVRDAITADEDLRLMIEQDRKLNTQKVKGALLFDCNGRGEGLFGHSHHDVSAIQKAYGPTPLAGCYAQGEIGPLGENSHMHGFTASIALFEQ